Proteins co-encoded in one Quercus robur chromosome 8, dhQueRobu3.1, whole genome shotgun sequence genomic window:
- the LOC126696337 gene encoding sodium/calcium exchanger NCL1-like produces MRIIGIRRGQNNVVLRIHPTKELIDAINIGLSAVFICSCLHTSTVAYPCWSEPITNIKSLGKVPHEVQRVQLPTFHDNPLIPSDGCEQTYGVMPCTNTVLGNGFLILVYAYCIFWAAKILTDGSEILLEILGSGIIGGLSLLIFSSLPNAIIILASGLSETKETAQSQLSIGMGLLAGTAVNLLTLLWGSSVLFSRHDLEESADSTDTKRFSFTGSVVKTDIQTTDAARIMVLSVIPIMVVLLPQAFKKTSQSRYALLISVIVSFSLLISYGVYQIFYPWIQKRKLDYANQKHQLSNKHSKSNVSRIFYKENGEPDTAAFIKLFKKIDTNDDGYLSPMELKVLLLGINLKRHLDIDAAVESVLRDFDASEESRISMDRFLIHFPKWLDETKPSDMRDNHHSLQNVYLTHHRPKPIRFKHKLHPHRNENQHLLGEQSDLAGKSVGNSKFNHHRPRPIRFKHSFPQQSYGNMQVIGNLKWVVCKTILMLLLGILVASFFADPLVDVVDNFAIATRIPSFFISFIILPFAGCSDVVLALFLVSREKPSIVGKLTFSEIYRLVTVNNIIGLSIFLSLIYIRNLEWYFSIEMLTIVIVCIAIGLLASFRTTFPPWMCAVAYTLYPFSLVLVYVLDSVLGLS; encoded by the exons ATGAGGATAATTGGGATTCGACGTGGACAAAATAATGTGGTTCTCAGGATCCATCCCACCAAAGAATTAATAGATGCGATAaacat AGGTCTTTCTGCTGTCTTTATTTGTTCCTGCTTGCATACTTCGACAGTAGCCTATCCTTGCTGGAGCGAACCCATCACAAACATTAAGTCCTTAGGGAAGGTTCCTCATGAAGTTCAACGCGTGCAGCTGCCAACATTTCATGATAACCCTTTGATTCCATCGGATGGTTGTGAACAAACCTATGGTGTTATGCCATGCACCAACACTGTCCTAGGAAATGGCTTTCTAATTCTTGTATATGCTTACTGCATTTTCTGGGCTGCTAAGATTTTGACTGATGGAAGTGAGATTTTGCTTGAAATTCTTGGTTCGGGCATCATTGGTGGTCTCTCCTTGCTCATATTCAGCTCACTTCCGAATGCTATTATCATCCTTG CATCGGGACTATCCGAGACCAAGGAAACTGCTCAAAGTCAGCTCTCCATTGGAATGGGCTTGCTGGCTGGAACAGCTGTTAATCTTCTGACATTACTTTGGGGATCCTCTGTTTTATTTAGCAGGCACGACCTTGAAGAGTCTGCAGATTCAACAGATACAAAACGCTTTAGCTTTACTG GGTCAGTTGTCAAGACTGATATCCAAACCACCGATGCTGCAAGGATCATGGTTTTATCTGTTATCCCAATCATGGTAGTCTTACTACCACAAGCGTTTAAAAAAACATCTCAGAGTCGCTATGCTTTATTGATTTCAGTCATTGTCTCATTTTCATTATTGATTTCCTATGGAGTCTATCAG ATTTTTTATCCTTGGATTCAGAAGAGAAAATTGGACTACGCAAATCAAAAGCATCAATTGTCAAATAAACATTCAAAAAGCAACGTATCACgaatattttataaagaaaatggCGAACCAGACACAGCTGCCTTTATAAA GTTATTTAAGAAGATTGATACTAATGATGATGGATACCTCTCACCGATGGAGTTGAAAGTACTTCTTTTAGGAATAAATCTTAAACGACATCTTGATATTGATGCTGCTGTGGAAAGTGTTTTGAGAGATTTTGATGCATCTGAAGAATCTCGTATTAGCATGGATAGGTTTCTCATACATTTTCCAAAATGGTTGGATGAGACTAAGCCTTCAGATATGCGTGACAATCATCATAGTCTACAGAATGTTTATCTCACTCATCATCGTCCCAAGCCAATAAGGTTTAAACACAAATTGCATCCA CATAGAAATGAGAATCAGCATTTACTTGGGGAACAAAGTGATTTAGCTGGGAAGAGCGTTGGAAATTCCAAATTCAATCATCATCGCCCCCGCCCAATAAGATTTAAACATAGCTTTCCTCAG CAGAGTTATGGGAATATGCAAGTCATTGGAAATCTTAAATGGGTTGTCTGTAAAACAATATTGATGCTGCTTCTTGGAATTCTTGTTGCATCTTTTTTTGCTGATCCCCTCGTGGACGTTGTTGATAACTTCGCCATTGCCACAAGAATTCCCTCTTTCTTTATCTCATTCATCATTCTGCCTTTTGCTGGATGTAGTGATGTTGTGTTGGCTCTATTTCTTGTTAGCAGAGAGAAACCAAGCATTGTTGGAAAATTAACATTTTCTGAG ATTTATCGATTAGTGACTGTGAATAACATCATTGGCTTGTCGATCTTCTTAAGCCTCATATACATTCGCAATTTGGAGTGGTATTTCTCAATTGAAATGCTGACCATTGTGATTGTATGCATTGCGATTGGTCTTCTTGCTAGTTTTCGGACCACCTTCCCCCCTTGGATGTGTGCGGTGGCATACACACTTTATCCATTCTCCCTTGTGTTGGTTTATGTTCTTGACTCTGTTCTTGGATTGTCTTAG